TGTTGATAAAAtaatcagattagattagatcagatttatttatatgaaacagTAAACATTCCTAGtattatatattgtaaaatataCTTGTATGTGTATTTTACTCAGCTGAATGTATGTTACTTTGATGATGAAGGTTAAAATGTCATCTTAGACAGTTAATGTAATGTATGGGAAacttaacattaaacattaatgtgTACTGAGTGGTGAGCTCTCTGACAGAGAGGAATGAATTATTATGTTTACtactgaggttgtagtttgcagtagtgttaaactggaaTGCAATATAGtaagaggtgtttctaatattttcaCTACCCCATTTAGAGGGCCATATACcacctttcaatataatgcagttttgtacaacaacagcacctAATAAGACCTCAATAATGAACATAAAGTAGAATTAATACCTTGGCCCTTGCCAGCGGGACGAAAGAGGTATTGAGTCTGTTTGTGGAGCAGGATTGAGACAGCAGTCTGCCACTGTGGCAGTAGCTcagggggcggcagtagctcagtccatagggagggagggtggctggttcaagtcctgCATCGGCcagaaaatatggaaggtggactggtagctggagaggtgccagttcacctcctgggcactgccgtGGTGCCCTTGAGCAACCGCTCGCCgggcgctcctcaggggggctgcccatcactccaccatctctctccacgtttgcatgtctatgcccttgtactgcatgtgtgtgtctggattaaaatgcatgtcaaaataaacacactcctctgcctgAAGGTTTTGTGCAGAGGGTTGTCCAGTATGGACAGCAGTCTGCCACAGTCACCGGAAAGTCCAGCTCTCTCCTCACCAGTCTGTCCAGTTTGCTGCTTCCTCCCCAGCAAACCACTGGGAACTACAGTATGAACAGCATGAGTAGATTGTGTATGAGTGgtgatatttacatgtttaaagaacaaaaaaaaacagtttaagcAGGTACAGTGGATGAGACACAGATTGTTCCCCATACTAGATTTGCACATTTAATTTCCTCTGCAcgtttaatttctttgcacaggtttaattacGGTCCAGATTTTACATATAGGTCATAGATATAGGTCATACATATAGGTGTTTCATGCTTGTACAAGTGTATCTAATGAAGTGGCCGGTAAATATGCATACAAAGAATATGCATGATATATTTTGATGGTtgatctatctatatatatactgtcatatccaACAGCTAACATGAATTCTTCTGTCATGACacttataatgtttcagtttgttgttgacactgtcagaaaggTATTAATTCTGCTTTATGTTCATTATTTATCTTAGTaggtgctgttgttgtacaaaactgcattatattgaaaggtgGTTCTTATATTATGGCCCTTTAAATGGGGTGGTCAAAATATTGGAAAAACCTCTTACTATATTACAttccagtttaacactactgcaaactacaacctcagtaGTAAACATAATAGTTCATTCCTCTCTGGccgtgtcaacaaaaactgtagataagataagatagactttaatgagaCCAATTACCTTGATCTCTTTAGCTATAGTTACTGGTTAGTTTTtacatatctatctatctatctatctatctatctatctatctatctatctatctatctatctaatctatcaTTCAGAGGATGTGTTCAGTGGCAGACTGCTGTCTCAATCCTGCTCCACAAACAGACTCAATAACTCTTTCATCCCCCTGGccatcagactgtacaacagTTCTCAGTGATAGCAGGATAGACAATGGACAAATCTCTTTGCACTACTTCCTAGACTGTCTGTCaactgctactggatgcttgaatttccttcgggataaataagtatctatctatctatctatctatctatctatctatctatctatctatctatctatctatctatctatctatctatctatctgtgtgaTGCATTGCAGAGTTGCAGTCACCACCTTTGACCACTAGATGTCGCCAGTGTCGCGGGACGATGGGCGTGGTCACTGCACACGTCCCTGACCGAACAGACATTTTTCTCATTCCAGTTGACGGGAAACTTACTGTAACCACGGAGCGACTCGACCTTGATTTATCCCAATAAACTGGTTGTGTTTCGTATCGATCGGACACCGGTAAGTTAAAGAGAACCAGCTCGCTTTGATTCATCGTTTACATGCGGCTGAAAGCTGTTTGAATAAACCGTTTTCCAGTTGGCGTGGTGACGTTATCGATCCGATTAACTAACGTTAGCATGCGAGCTAGCTTTTCTCTGCGGACCGTTACTcggtttttatatttaatatcccgcatgtttgactttattcacagcacacacacacacacacacaggcgtttTAATCTTCCACATAACGTTTGGCAACACGTTACTCgttgcatttgttttgtacaGGGGTAATACCTTAACTCGActgccttgtttttgtgttggggAAGGAGCAGCAGCCATATTCAGCCTAATTAAAAAGGATTGGCCTGtgattgacacacacacgccagtTCTAGTCCATGAGTTACGACCTTATTTTTTGactgacaccaaaacaaaccaccCAGAAACAACGACGTACGTATATATACGTAAATATGAACGCGTGTGTAACGTTATTAATGTAAACATCATCCATAAAATGGTTTAATTGAAGCTCAGAGAAGTGTTTGATACCGTCATAAAAgatgtgttttaattgtgtttcaTGGGATTAAACAGTGGGCTGTGTGCTGCCCTCTTAAACATTGTTTATAGATACACTGAGGGGGTGGAGCATGTCCTCCAGAGTCTCCATAATTAAACACATACACCAGCTTTCAAGCTTCATATATCCAacatctctgtgttgttgttttcttagcttacttcattcatttttttgtgtgtgcgtcaATTCAGGAGTCAAGATGTTTTACACATGTGGACCCAACGAAGCCATGGTGGTGTCTGGTAAGAGATTTGCAATAACACAAGATGTTAAGGAAGAAGAAGTTCATCCTCCATGATAATGTTATAAACATTCAGAAAGTCACTGTACTACATAATGTGTCATAATACTCCTGTAATAAAAAGAGAAGTATGTGGTGGACCAACAATCTTGTGTCATGTGATTGATTCAGGCGTCACATGCCTTGTGATAAGAAGATATTGAGCAACAGTATCAGTTTGAAGTAAACCAGGAAATTTCCAGCTTTGCTGTAGTGCGTAGGCTCAAATTACATTTATTGAATGAGTCGCATCACTCACTGGTTTGCACCGTGTCCCTTTGACCCTTAAAGAAACTAGCTGTATGTTACTGAATGATAGTGTGATGTTTATGTTCTGtgttctccccctcctctctttctctccaggcTTTGGCCGTTCTCCTCCTCTAATGATTGCTGGAGGACGAGTGTTTGTCCTGCCGTGTATTCAGAAGATCCAGAGGTGATTTtccgtcttttctttttttttttaaacacaacacagctctatcaaaaaaaaataaagcttgaaaaggccaaaaaaaataatcttacaACACAGCTGCATGATTTGATAAGTTGTCAACAAACACTGGTAGAAGAGTTAATGGCGTGTTATTGGATAATATCTGTTTCATTTCCGTCATTAAGCAGCACAGCGGAGTGGTCTTTATGGCTGATGATTGACttaattttccttttcttctcagGATCACGCTCAACACGCTGACTCTAAATGTGAAGAGTGACAAAGTCTACACCCGTCATGGCGTCCCTATCTCTGTCACTGGCATTGCACAGGTATGCTTTGAGAATTGGATGACTAAAATACCACAAGGCTTTTTATTAAATCTCCTCAGTCatctttttacaaaaaaaccTCTACATATTGTAACGACACCAAAAGACAGGGAAGGAACAGAAACAGGTTGTTGCACACACAGACctactctactactactactaactactCTGATTATTTTCGAAATACAAaatatagaagaagaagaagcataaacaaattaaactaaCTATCTTTTTCCAGAGCAGAAGATTCATCGTGACTGCATCTAAAACCACAGCATGCATATTCAGTTCAGATtaaagtgtgttgtttttactgtgagattgtaAATAAGGGACAGGAAGATGACACTTAAGTGGTCCCAGGTCAGTGGTTATTTGTATGTAATATGTAttagtgtaaaaaaagaaagagaaaaaatatctGACGAAGGCGTCTTTTACTTTTTAGGCCCTTATCTTAgcttattaaaatgtaatgtcagATTTTTCCCAGCGAGAACTGTTTATTTAATGATGAGTCCAACCTGCTTCTCACCTTCTCAcaagttcttttactgtctTTTTCAAGGTGAAGATCCAGGGTCAAAACAAAGAGATGTTGGCCACCGCCTGCCAAATGTTTATGGGCAAGTCTGAGGGTGAGATTGCCCAAATTGCACTGGAGACACTGGAGGGACACCAGAGAGCCATCATTGCGCATTTGACCGTTGAGGTTGGTGCACTGACCTTGTTAATTGGACTTGCTTGACATTTTTTCCGCTCATAAAAGATTGCTCAGACTTTATCCTCCACTTTATGATTCATCACTAACCTAATCACTTATAGTAAATAACCATATAAAGTACGTAATAACTGATAAATCTCTGTTTATGTACAGGAGATCTACCAGGACCGTAAGAAGTTCTCTGAGCAGGTCTTCAAGGTGGCCTCATCTGATCTGGTCAACATGGGCATCGGTGTCGTCAGCTATACGCTCAAAGATGTTCATGATGATCAGGTACACACCAAACACTAATGACTGCAGCAACATGAATCTGGAGTGTCACCGTGAgccttgtgtctgtttttatatgaaagCTTTTAGTCTCACGATTTCCTCTTTTACAATAATGCACTTAAGTGATTAATATTGACTCACTGTCTCTGACTCAGACCCCCCCCCAACCACTCTGTATAATAATTAGGTCTAAGTGCTTCAGTGGTAACCACAccatctcttgtttttgtttgcctgATGCACCACCTTCCATTTTAGTACTCCAACTATGTTGTCTCATACTTGACtgtcactgtttctctctctctgtctctttctcgcAGGACTACCTTCACTCCCTGGGTAAAGCCAGAACAGCCCAGGTGCAGAAGGATGCCAGGATTGGAGAGGCTCAGTACAAACGAGATGCTGTCATGAGAGTAAAATAagcttgttttgttctttattcaTGTCATTCTGTATTTGCTGATATGGATAATCcgaaaacaataataatttgaaaAGAAATCCCAACATTTATCTATTTTTGTCCTGATAAATTCTCTGTACAGGAAGCCAACGCAATGCAGGAGAAGGTTTCAGCCCAGTATAAGAATGAGATTGAGATGGCAAAATCCCAGAGAGACTACGAGCTAAAAAAGGCTGCCTATGATGTTGAGGTCAACACCAAGAAGGCCGAGTCAGAAATGGCCTATCAGCTTCAGGTACAGtcatctattttcttttttttaaagtttaaataatgacaGTTACTGGATGtcaatatgttgtgtgtgtgtgtgtgt
The nucleotide sequence above comes from Larimichthys crocea isolate SSNF chromosome XVI, L_crocea_2.0, whole genome shotgun sequence. Encoded proteins:
- the flot1b gene encoding flotillin 1b (The RefSeq protein has 4 substitutions, 1 frameshift compared to this genomic sequence), whose translation is MFYTCGPNEAMVVSGFDRSPPLMIAGGRVFVLPCIQKIQRITLNTLTLNVKSDKVYTRHGVPISVTGIAQVKIQSQNKEMLATACQMFMGKSEGEIAQIALETLEGQQRAIIAHLTVEEIYQDRKKFSEQVFKVASSDLVNMGIGVVSYTLKDVHDDQDYLHSLGKARTAQVQKDARIGEAQYKRDAVMREANAMQEKVSAQYKNEIEMAKSQRDYELKKAAYDVEVNTKKAESEMAYQLQVAKTKQRIEEEKMQVQVVERTQQITLQEQEIIRKEKELEAKIKKPAEAEKYRLERLAEAQRLQLIMEAEAEAESIRMKGEAEAFALEAKGRAEAEQMPKKAEAFKQYQDGAMVDMLLEKLPLMAEEISKPLTEARKVTMVSSGGSEWAQPNSLERC